A genome region from Macaca nemestrina isolate mMacNem1 chromosome 15, mMacNem.hap1, whole genome shotgun sequence includes the following:
- the LOC105481521 gene encoding molecular chaperone MKKS: protein MSRLEAKKPSLCKSEPLTSETVRTTLSVLKRIVTSCYGPSGRLKQLHNGFGGYVCTTSQSSALLSHLLVTHPILKILTTSVQNHVSSFSDCGLFTAILCCNLIENVQRLGLTPATVIRLNKHLLSLCISYLKSETCGCRIPVDFSSTQILLCLVRSILTSKPACMLTRKETEHVSALILRAFLLTIPENAEGHIILGKSLIVPLKDQRVIDSTVLPGILIEMSEVQLMRLLPIKKSTALKVALFCTTLSGDISDTGEGTVVVSYGVSLENAVLDQLLNLGRQLVSDHVDLVLCQKVIHPSLKQFLNMHRVIAVDRIGVTLMEPLTKMTGTQPIGSLGSISPNSYGSVKDVCTAKFGSKHFFHLIPNEATICSLLLCNRNDTAWDELKLTCQTALHILQLTLKEPWALLGGGCTETHLAAYIRHKTHNDPKSILKDDECTQTELQLIAEAFCSALESVVGSLEHDGGEILTDMKYGHLWSVQADSPCVANWPDLLSHCGCGLYNSQEELSWSFLRSTRHPFVPQTCLPLEAVGSASNLTLDCLTAKLSGLQVAVETANLILDLSYVIEDKN, encoded by the exons ATGTCTCGTTTGGAAGCTAAGAAGCCATCATTGTGTAAGAGTGAACCACTGACATCTGAGACAGTCAGGACCACACTTTCTGTCTTGAAAAGGATCGTAACATCATGCTATGGCCCTTCAGGTAGGCTGAAGCAGCTGCACAATGGCTTTGGAGGTTACGTGTGCACAACCTCACAGTCCTCAGCCCTGCTCAGTCACCTTTTGGTCACACATCCCATTTTAAAGATCCTGACAACCTCCGTGCAGAATCATGTGTCAAGCTTCAGTGATTGTGGCTTATTCACAGCCATTCTTTGCTGCAACCTGATTGAAAATGTTCAGAGATTAGGCTTGACACCCGCCACTGTCATTAGATTAAATAAACATCTTTTGAGTCTTTGCATCAGTTATCTCAAGTCCGAGACCTGTGGTTGTCGAATCCCAGTCGACTTTAGTAGTACTCAGATCCTCCTTTGTTTGGTTCGCAGTATATTAACAAGTAAACCTGCCTGTATGCTCACCAGAAAGGAAACAGAGCATGTCAGTGCTTTGATTCTGAGAGCCTTTTTGCTAACAATTCCAGAAAATGCTGAAGGCCACATCATTTTAGGAAAGAGTTTAATTGTACCTTTAAAAGATCAAAGAGTTATAGATTCCACTGTATTACCTGGGATACTCATTGAAATGTCAGAAGTTCAATTAATGAGGCTATTACCTATCAAAAAATCAACTGCCCTCAAGGTGGCACTCTTTTGTACAACTTTATCCGGAGACATTTCTGACACTGGAGAAGGAACTGTGGTGGTCAGTTATGGGGTTTCTCTTGAAAATGCAGTCCTGGACCAGCTGCTTAACCTAGGAAGGCAGCTAGTCAGTGACCATGTAGATCTTGTCCTGTGCCAAAAAGTTATACATCCATCTTTGAAGCAGTTTCTCAATATGCATCGTGTTATTGCCGTAGACAGAATTGGAGTGACTCTGATGGAACCCCTGACTAAAATGACAG gaaCACAGCCTATTGGATCCCTAGGCTCAATATCTCCTAATAGTTATGGAAGTGTGAAAGATGTGTGCACTGCAAAATTTGGCTCcaaacatttttttcatcttaTCCCTAATGAAGCAACAATCTGCAGCTTGCTTCTCTGCAACAGAAATGACACTGCCTGGGATGAGCTGAAG CTCACGTGTCAGACGGCACTGCATATCCTGCAGTTAACACTCAAGGAACCGTGGGCTTTGTTGGGAGGTGGCTGTACTGAAACTCATCTGGCTGCATATATCAGACACAAG ACTCACAACGACCCCAAAAGCATTCTCAAAGATGATGAATGTACTCAAACAGAACTTCAACTAATTGCTGAAGCATTTTGCAGTGCCCTAGAATCTGTTGTTGGCTCTTTAGAACATGATGGAGGTGAAATTCTCACTGACATGAAGTATGGACACCTTTGGTCAGTTCAGGCAGATTCTCCCTGTGTTGCTAACTGGCCAGATTTGCTTTCACATTGTGGCTGTGGATTATACAATAGCCAGGAAGAACTCAGCTGGTCTTTCTTAAGAAGCACACGTCATCCTTTTGTGCCACAAACCTGCCTTCCACTTGAAGCTGTGGGCTCAGCCAGCAACCTGACCTTGGACTGTTTGACTGCAAAGCTTAGTGGCCTACAGGTGGCTGTAGAGACAGCCAATTTGATTTTGGATCTCTCATATGTTATTGAAGATAAAAACTAA
- the LOC139358503 gene encoding uncharacterized protein: protein MSKEEMKNTSWIRKNWLLVAGISFIGVHVGTYFLQRSAKQSVKSQSQSKQKSIEE from the coding sequence ATGTCaaaagaagagatgaaaaatacCAGTTGGATTAGAAAGAACTGGCTTCTTGTAGCTGGGATATCTTTCATAGGTGTCCATGTTGGAACATACTTTTTACAGAGGTCTGCAAAGCAGTCTGTAAAATCTCAgtctcaaagcaaacaaaagagTATTGAAGagtga
- the LOC139358502 gene encoding uncharacterized protein translates to MSLQNLWRDYKVLIVMVPLVGLIHLGWYRIKSSPVFQIPKNNDIPEEDSMELSNLQKSQIQGK, encoded by the coding sequence ATGAGCCTTCAGAACTTGTGGAGAGACTACAAAGTTTTGATTGTTATGGTCCCTTTAGTTGGGCTCATACATTTGGGGTGGTACAGAATCAAAAGCAGCCCTGTTTTCCAAATACCTAAAAACAACGACATTCCTGAGGAAGATAGTATGGAACTTTCAAATCTTCAGAAGAGCCAAATCCAAGGGAAGTAG